One window from the genome of Carassius carassius chromosome 15, fCarCar2.1, whole genome shotgun sequence encodes:
- the LOC132157842 gene encoding dendritic cell-specific transmembrane protein has translation MMIQAKLHQLAERLRRLWSRICGLYTKNVTKSWKEKLLLLLTCFTTSLILSIFLFLILHFSFKCVQEVSLPFTCVFCLSLTPAMYFSERIRCFGALILISLGMKQVKSLLLTLGTSSVIFFNIQNTLQNMTLLAKGLICNLEEKLLDINTEPLGNYIKMLKWVGKQLKNYFTSFQLGSYHADFKLKAKVDSQDFKIHLTEAEQTLNQTTQDVLALTNALSSIGKILSPTLGLLFLVLLTALYLRRFHVDKKYNNQFITKTFRCFDEKQKEEGKQYVLPLTKSESELYIVTPSIRPTGRRWKAMLKFSLPIFTHCLTWLVFISLDALIYWLIVVLSKRLGEMEPLRVPVGIKVQEATLFLGLPVDENAKGANFSYTVSLFEKKCLPEPELWLYQSLVPLSVVLALLVVLILLSSQMVQLRVVLSEQFFSDVAEKRASYLHAKILRKRCKSKAEEHDGALKTLAMQPSFWCPLLFHKHRTNLDAV, from the exons ATGATGATTCAAGCTAAACTGCATCAACTGGCAGAAAGACTACGACGGCTCTGGTCCAGAATATGTGGTCTCTACACAAAAAATGTCACAAAAAGCTGGAAGGAAAAACTTCTCCTCCTGCTGACCTGTTTCACCACCAGTCTCATTCTGAGCATCTTCCTCTTTCTCATCCTCCACTTTTCCTTCAAATGCGTTCAGGAGGTTTCGCTTCCCTTtacttgtgttttttgtttaagCTTAACACCAGCCATGTATTTCTCAGAAAGGATTCGCTGTTTTGGAGCCTTGATTTTGATCTCCCTGGGTATGAAACAAGTGAAGAGCCTTCTTCTCACTTTGGGAACCAGTTCAGTGATTTTCTTCAACATCCAGAACACGTTGCAGAACATGACACTGCTTGCAAAAGGCCTCATCTGCAACTTGGAGGAAAAGTTATTGGATATTAATACAGAACCCCTCGGGAATTATATTAAAATGCTGAAATGGGTGGGAAAGCAACTTAAAAATTACTTTACGAGCTTTCAGTTGGGGAGTTACCATGCAGATTTCAAACTTAAAGCAAAGGTTGACTCCCAAGATTTCAAAATTCACCTCACTGAGGCAGAACAGACTTTAAACCAGACCACGCAAGATGTGTTAGCACTGACCAACGCTTTGTCCTCAATAGGAAAGATACTGTCTCCAACATTAGGTCTTTTATTTCTTGTACTTCTCACTGCTCTATACCTGAGAAGATTCCACGTAGACAAAAAGTACAACAACCAATTCATCACAAAAACTTTCCGTTGTTTTGACGAGAAGCAAAAAGAAGAGGGAAAACAGTATGTCCTTCCACTGACCAAAAGCGAATCGGAACTTTACATAGTGACTCCGTCCATTCGGCCGACGGGTCGGCGGTGGAAAGCCATGCTCAAGTTCAGTCTTCCCATATTCACTCACTGTCTCACCTGGCTGGTGTTTATCAGTCTAGATGCCCTGATTTACTGGCTTATTGTAGTTCTGAGCAAGCGGCTCGGGGAGATGGAGCCACTTCGTGTTCCTGTGGGAATAAAAGTTCAG GAGGCCACATTGTTTCTAGGATTACCTGTTGATGAAAATGCAAAAGGGGCAAACTTTTCCTACACGGTGTCTCTGTTTGAGAAGAAGTGTTTGCCTGAACCGGAACTGTGGCTCTATCAGTCTCTGGTTCCTCTGTCTGTCGTCCTGGCCTTGCTGGTTGTTCTGATTCTTCTTTCATCACAGATGGTCCAGCTCAGAGTTGTGCTATCTGAGCAGTTTTTCTCAGATGTCGCAGAGAAAAGAGCTTCCTATCTACATGCAAAAATTTTAAGAAAGCGGTGCAAGTCTAAAGCAGAAGAGCATGATGGAGCTCTGAAGACTTTAGCCATGCAG cCGAGTTTTTGGTGCCCCTTACTCTTCCATAAGCACAGGACAAACCTTGATGCTGTTTAA